In the Triticum aestivum cultivar Chinese Spring chromosome 2B, IWGSC CS RefSeq v2.1, whole genome shotgun sequence genome, TTTATAGTTTATTCGCTTGCACTGCAAAGAACAAATTAACGGAACGGAGAAGATTATGAAGAAGTTGGCGCTTACAAATACGAATCCCTTGACGTTGACTTCGGAGATGGTGTCGGCGTCGTTGCTGTCCTTGTTCTCGTCCGCCATGCTGGCCCTGAGCTTGTCGATGAAGTCCGGCCGGCCCTGCCGCTGCGTGGCCGTCGCCGAGTGCTCGTCCAGGAGGCTGCTGATCATGTCGTCGAAGCGGAGGTGGATTTTCCGCAGCTTCGCCTGCACACCCTGCAGGTCGAAGCGTGACAGGGCCGGCACGAAGTCGCTGATGTTGAACAGCCCCGACCCGCTCTGCACCAACGTGATCATCTCCTTGTATCTGCGCGCGCAAAACATTTTAAGCTAATCATCAAGTTCCTTCCTTCCAGCATCCGTACGTGCCGATCGTAACCATGCATTGCATTGCATTCTGAGATCGAGTACCTGTTGGCCTCGTCGCCCTGGGTGTCGAACAGCCTCTTGCTCAGCGTGATCTGCCCGATGATGTTGGCGAACGCGCGCACCAGCACGTCCGGCACGGAGACCAGCTCCCCGCCCACGGAGGCCCCAGCCACGTCGCGCAGCACGCGGCCGGCCTCGTCCCGGCGCACGGACGCCCACTCCGACATGGCCTGCGCCCCGAGCAGGTGCACGGTCGACAGCTTCCGCATCTGCTTCCACCTGGGCCCCTGCATGCCGAACGCGATGGTCTGGAACCCGTACGTGATGTCCACGGCGCTGGCGACGGCGGGGCGGTCGGCGAAGCGCGCGTCCTGCACCTTGAGGAACTGCCGCGCCGCCGCGGGGgacgacgccaccacgacgccgcAGGTGCCCATCTTGAGGTACATGACCGGGCCGTGCTTCTGCGCCAGCGCCGCCAGCCCGGTGTGCGGGGTCGGGCCGACGAGGGGCAGCGCGCCGAGTATCGGGAAGCCGCGAGGgcccggcgggaggcggcggccgtCGGAGCGGATGTACCGGAGCACGAGGTGGACGAGGACGAAGAGGGCGGTGCCGGAGAGCACCCAGGGATCCGTGTACACCGCGGCGAGCTGCATGGCGTACGTACTACGGGTGCAAGTCTCAATGCTGCGTAGGAGCACTGTGTGTTGTGGAGAGGGTTCCGCTCCCGTCACATTATATAGGCCGGAGAGGTCACCCCGAGTAAAGTGTTGGTTATGTTGTTCTTTCCTTCTTTTTCCCTTTTCGCGGGGAATAAATATCCCTCTTCTGACTTTCACTTCAATCAGTGGATCTATGCACATATAAAATCATCTTGTATATTCATCTACAGATAGTCCCTATCGTTTCGCTCTGACTTGCAGTTCTACCAACCGATAATTTGATACGTATATAATCATTCTGTGGTTCCTCTATAATAATCATCCTGTAGATAAGACATGATACTCCACTAAGCGCCTGTTTGGAGCCCGTTAAAATTTACGTGACCACGGGTATTTAGCTCAAGATTGAGCT is a window encoding:
- the LOC123047038 gene encoding flavonoid 3',5'-hydroxylase 2, whose translation is MQLAAVYTDPWVLSGTALFVLVHLVLRYIRSDGRRLPPGPRGFPILGALPLVGPTPHTGLAALAQKHGPVMYLKMGTCGVVVASSPAAARQFLKVQDARFADRPAVASAVDITYGFQTIAFGMQGPRWKQMRKLSTVHLLGAQAMSEWASVRRDEAGRVLRDVAGASVGGELVSVPDVLVRAFANIIGQITLSKRLFDTQGDEANRYKEMITLVQSGSGLFNISDFVPALSRFDLQGVQAKLRKIHLRFDDMISSLLDEHSATATQRQGRPDFIDKLRASMADENKDSNDADTISEVNVKGFVFDMFTAGTDTASIIAEWALAEMIKNPSIMARAQEEMDRVVGRGRRLEESDVAGLPYLQAVCKEAMRLHPSTPLSIPHFSGEECEVDGYRIPKNTQLLVNIWAIGRDPAAWEDPLEFRPERFLSGPTASVDALGNCFELIPFGAGRRICVGKLAGMVFVQYFLGMLVHAFEWRLPEGEKLDMEELFGLTMPKAVPLRAVATPRLAPAAYA